A genomic region of bacterium contains the following coding sequences:
- the gltA gene encoding NADPH-dependent glutamate synthase: MAKRIIPEKTPMPEQAPQRRISNFDEVALGYDDDQAVFEASRCLQCKKPVCIAGCPVGIDIPAFVDRVAQGDFIRAAEIIRTKNALPAVCGRVCPQESQCELVCVMGKKYQPIAIGRLERFVADYVREQSNGTPASNISNKRSKSVAVVGGGPAGLTVAGELIQLGYRVTVFEALHKLGGVLVYGIPEFRLPKAILQAEVDQLAEMGVEFRTNHVVGRTELVDELLGRYDAVFIGTGAGLPYFMNVPGENLNGVYSANEFLTRLNLMRAYRFPEWDTPVKVGKAVAVIGGGNTAMDAVRTAKRMGAEHAYLVYRRSRTELPARAEEVHHAEEEGVEFRFLEAPVAVQGDSKGWVTQIELIKMQLGEPDESGRRRPVPIENSNYTLDVDTVVVAIGQGPNPLIPRTTPGLKTGKHGIITIDPETGATSKPGVFAGGDVATGGATVILAMGAGKKAARAIHEFLR; the protein is encoded by the coding sequence ATGGCGAAGCGAATCATCCCCGAAAAAACACCGATGCCCGAGCAGGCGCCGCAGCGCCGCATTTCTAATTTTGATGAAGTCGCGTTGGGTTACGATGATGATCAGGCTGTGTTTGAAGCCAGCCGCTGCCTGCAGTGCAAGAAACCGGTCTGCATTGCGGGCTGTCCGGTGGGCATCGACATTCCGGCTTTTGTGGACCGGGTCGCGCAAGGCGACTTTATTCGCGCGGCGGAAATCATTCGAACCAAGAATGCCTTGCCCGCGGTTTGCGGCCGCGTCTGCCCGCAGGAAAGTCAATGCGAGCTGGTGTGCGTGATGGGCAAGAAGTATCAGCCCATCGCCATCGGCCGCCTCGAGCGCTTTGTGGCAGACTACGTTCGTGAGCAAAGCAACGGCACGCCGGCGAGCAATATCTCAAACAAGCGGAGCAAGTCGGTCGCGGTGGTCGGCGGCGGCCCGGCGGGCCTAACCGTGGCCGGGGAATTGATTCAGCTCGGCTATCGTGTCACCGTGTTCGAAGCTTTGCACAAGCTCGGCGGGGTGTTGGTTTATGGCATTCCGGAGTTTCGTTTGCCCAAGGCAATTCTGCAGGCGGAAGTCGATCAGCTTGCCGAAATGGGCGTGGAGTTCCGCACCAATCACGTTGTCGGCCGCACGGAATTGGTAGATGAGTTGCTGGGACGATACGATGCCGTGTTCATCGGCACGGGCGCAGGCCTGCCTTATTTCATGAACGTGCCGGGCGAGAACTTGAATGGCGTTTATTCGGCAAATGAATTCCTCACGCGCCTCAATCTCATGCGCGCCTATCGTTTTCCGGAGTGGGATACGCCCGTCAAAGTCGGCAAGGCTGTGGCCGTGATCGGCGGCGGCAACACCGCCATGGACGCCGTGCGCACCGCCAAACGCATGGGTGCAGAACATGCGTATTTGGTTTATCGCCGCTCACGCACCGAGTTACCGGCGCGCGCGGAAGAAGTGCATCATGCCGAAGAAGAAGGCGTTGAGTTTCGCTTCCTCGAAGCGCCGGTGGCGGTGCAGGGCGACAGCAAAGGCTGGGTGACGCAAATCGAGCTCATCAAAATGCAGCTTGGCGAACCCGATGAATCGGGGCGGCGGCGGCCAGTGCCGATCGAGAATTCGAATTATACTCTTGACGTTGACACCGTGGTGGTGGCCATCGGCCAGGGACCGAACCCGCTCATTCCGCGCACGACGCCGGGATTGAAGACAGGCAAGCACGGCATCATCACTATCGATCCCGAAACCGGCGCGACCAGCAAGCCGGGCGTGTTTGCCGGCGGCGATGTTGCCACCGGCGGCGCAACCGTTATCCTGGCGATGGGCGCCGGCAAGAAAGCGGCAAGGGCAATTCATGAATTTCTACGTTGA